The Ostrea edulis chromosome 1, xbOstEdul1.1, whole genome shotgun sequence genomic sequence gtcatattcggTGTCAGTGTTTagtaaatttacaaacataagaGACGCGGTACAATTGTGTTAATCCagaagtgattatatatgattgaAAAAACATGGTAttcatgcttttacggattttatgtgacATCTCAGAATGACATGAACATGGGTACATgacagggttgtcactagaaattATTGAAGATGAGTCCTGGACTCGTGCTTTATAAACAGCTtgagtcccatgaaaatttgatgagCCTTTTTTATATAAGACAATTAAAATGGAAGCAGTACAAAGCATataaattttaagatttatttttaatcattcgCGACTTGGTCTCGGATGACTAATTGTCCACgccaacagaattacttcccCAAATCTCCTATCATCACAACAACCCTAATCAATATTAAACAGcattttaatcaatttattattgtgataaaatagatgcgTACTAGTTTTGTTTGCCGACGATCTATAAAACCTACCAAAGTTTACAAATTATGTGCATGCAACATTTGATTCCAATAAAAATGGGTACCGgaagacaaacatttatattcaaatatagatTCTGatatgtaaaaaaataaataattagaTAAAAATGTTCTTCATTTTGCATCTTAtctaattatatttttatagtaTAAATAATTCACACAGTCCTAATTGGCTGACACTAAACACACGTCGGATTGGGACACTGTGaaatcacaggggctaagcccgttttggccccaaaccctgtgataccataaatataaaTCACAGGGTTTGGGCCCAAAACGTGCTTAGCCCTGGTGTGTGAAATCCATGGTATATTTCAGCTCACTAGAGCGTAATGTTTTACCTAGATTTTTTCCTACTACGAGATTTAATTGATAAACAATATCAGGGCTTCTAagtaaaattatgtttttaactCGGAGTCCGCGATGCGTCTGCGGGACTCACCATATCAGACAAACTTGCGTCTCAAATGAATTTTCTGAGTTAAGGACGCAGATTGTTgcgttagtgacaaccctgCACGAGATTCAAATTGGAGAACTACATGTTCTCTTGTTGTATTATATAGCCCATTCGcccctccttaaattgtctgCACCCTCAAatacacacaacccagattatCTTTTACTCTGGCAGGAACTCCACCTACAAGCCCAAGGGGTGGCAGAATGAGACTCGCCAATGTAATATTGATAAATGAAATAGGGAGGAGAAAATTTGGGGGCTGGGTGGGGAATCAAATCTGgtacccctgcattactagtcagctGTTCTAACCAGGCCAATATCCATCATCCATATAGCTCATACCATTACACCAGCAACAAACGatcagaaaatgatttgaaaatcattATGATTACATGATATTACAAATCTTCTATACATACTATATTCAGTTTGAATTCCATTAGAATTAGACTAGAGATTACTTCTGAATCAGagcaaaatttaaaagaaagtaaatgtgtaaactccggacattttactctcaaactgaataaaagtgcgaagcacttttatgttaagtaaaatgtccggagtttacacaccgataaattcttcaaaaagaatgtttgattcttataattccaatttattcactttattaacaattgcaaaagtAGTTTCCTTGCactatgttatttattttcaggcgtgtatgaatacatcgcgttttcggatttattgatgtgtaaactcttgttcagctttatttttgtccaatcaaaacaattgtaataaataacattggaattatatactaataaaaaacaattaaatCCATTTCAGCAATGGAAGGCTTGGCATTACATAAAGAAGGTATTTCCCCATACTCTGGTGACATTTTTCATGAGGTAACCATTATCTATGAATCATtgtattttgatgaaatatctTGTCAACTATCTATACCAAATGATGCAATCTGCTAGGCTATTtctgcaaatatttttttatctgCAAAATTTATTTGAAGTGTTTAAGTGGTAACTTTGAAGCTGGTTTTTGTTTAGTGTAATCCAAAGTTgtagaaaaatgaaagaaatattgaatttgTCTGTCTAAATTTCCAACATTGATGACCCCTTATCTTACCATTTGCAAGGTATCAGACAGGAAACTGGTATGAGTGATCATGCTGTGAATagatatgtgtgtgtatatatatatgtatatatatatatttatatatatatatatatatattgtcttaATATCTTTGTTTGAACTAATAATCTTTGTAGGTCAGGGTTGATCCAAATGactattttcaaaagaaatttcctTTAACTCTGTTTACTTGAGTTGAATGAAATTGTACATTATTCAAATTGAATGTGTATTTTACatcattatcatgattatatatcaatttttatAGAGTCCTTTGATGTTAAAGATTCTTGGCTTCATCACCAGGTTCTCACCAAATACCATTAATCTAATATTTGTGGTAAGAATATGGGTACTCTTTTGTATCTATAATTATTTTGATCATATTAGCGAAATGATACAGTAGTCTTGAGATTGAAATTTCTTCATGTTAGAGTGAGGATTAATAAGCTACTAAAACTTTTATGTTCCAGGCACTGGATATAATTCAAGGAATGATTCTGCTTCGGATTGCTAATCAGTTTGGAAGACATGAAGTATATCAATTtaccttttttttcttctttttttgtttaaagagattaTCTTGTTGCACActgtatataggaaaatattaaGGAAAAATTTCTGTAGAAACATTAAATGTAGCTAGATcttagaaataaaaatacaagGAGTGAAATACAAACATGTATAGGATATAACAAAGTAGTTCTATATTCTTTGAAGATGATTCCAGTGTAGCCTTAGTGATTGTAGTTTTAATTACAGCTTCTGAGACAGGCATCAAGAGTGAAAAATTTCCATCCAGACGCTAAAAAGTTTTTACTCAGGAAGGAAGACTTGTTTGATCTTCAGTTTTATATCACTGTGGCGTAAGTTTTTGGATTTTCTATTCCCCTGCAGTTCTGTGTATTATAGGTGTCATTACACTTGTCTGTCGTCAGTCCTTCTGTACTGGCTCAAAATCTGACTCTGTGGCATGTCATGACCCTGAGCCAAGGTCATTTCATTCTAGTTTAGGTTCAGGGGCAGAGAGATATGTCCCATTAAGACATCTCTAATGTGTTTCCCTGTGAAGAGAGATTTTGTGAATAAATTGGTGACATTACAGGGAGATAACTGAGTAAATTCTTTAATAATGACTACTCCATGATATTGCAGACTGTGCTGATTTGCAAACATATATGAGCAAAAACCAATCGTAATACATGCAAgaataattaaatttgaagtacCCAGGTTTCAAAAGCAAAATAAATTTCAGCAAGATTTGCACTTTATTAGATGGTTTTTAGACATGTCAATATAACACATCACTTCAGAGAGGCCTGGGGGGAAagtatatagctaataaatgacaaaattctGGTTTGATCTGTAATCAGGTAAaattaacagtgataaatcagATCAACATATGCTTGTCTGAAATTCTGAACGTCCATTGGGAATGGGCCATACCGATTCTGAAACTAAGAAGACTGAAACGAAACAAAAGGGTCATAGTTCCATTGAAGTGAAAGATTATCTGTAATCATCAATATAAAACTATGCATTAAAAATCAGCTCAATAACTGCAAAGATTAAAGTAGGTAAAGTACAGATATGATGGAATGACAGGACAGCCGCTCTATATCAGTGCCACTGTACTACAGGAACATCAAAGGCCTGacttattttgttttcaatgtatTTGGATCAACTACTGAAAGCTgcataaatttaattttaatagaATTTAACTGGGCAAACATTAAAACTTTACTGCATCATAGTCTTTTCTTTGTGAGTAAAATGAAATCTGTTGTATTTAGAGAgagttttatttgtttaaacTTATGGTACATTTAGTGAATGTTTTGTTGCTGGCAGTATGTCACTTATAAAAACCTACTGTCTTTCTATATTTCAGATTTTCATTTAATCCATATAGTGTAGCAACATGCCTGGCAAAGTCTACAGCTGTGTTCAATAACATAGTCATCCTACTTGCTCTGTATTATATGCTTAAAGGTTAGTTTCTCAAAAGTTTTTTTGTACCTTTTTACACATGCTTTAGCCATCATTTTTGCTATATGATATGCAGTAACATTGAATACATTTTTTTGTAGTATCGCAAATTCCTCTCACCGTTACATGTACTGTgattaaatatatcaacaaaattcaGTATAATAAATATTGTTATTTTCTTGCAGGAAATCCTATTTTATCATCAGTTTTTGTCGCCTTGGCAGCTTACATTTCTATGTATCCCATCATTCTTTGTGTGCCTGTTGCAGTATACTCCATATTGGTTTGTAAAGATAATTGGGCTTTGAAAAGCTATATATTATTGTATTCATTAACAGATTGAAATTTTGGGAAATTTAGGTTTAATTgtagtgtatacatgtatataaatgaaatattttggaaatgaaaaattagatagaatacgccggtttcgagatacacccgagttatttctctttggagaactctcgtatatagtgaggcgggaaacaatttgtttacacgcgggagtgggactaatattcatcactgcgtaagtgaatgtactctgTGAGTTTTTCATACACTTAGATCAcccgaattcaactgatacacaaactaagtaagttataagtatttagggagtaattagatTCATATACTTCTTATTATATCatgttatttcgttggtcataagtaccatatcaaagatattacttgcaaatatgacattgtttttatgtttccactttagtaaaacatttctttcaatattattttgtatttcctacaattacatattaaaagagcagccgcttttaatacatttcatcgtcttcctcgttgactgtaggtccactctgtcccacttagtcattcaaagttacactaaatgcacctcctacacagaagagtttgTATCTTGAAACTGGCGTATTATTATATTACATGAAAAGTTAGGTAGAAttgtatttttatgcccccgcaATTGGAGATTCTGGAACGTATAGTTTTTGGTCTCTCTGTGTGCAAAAactattaaaggggcatggaaacgatttgagctgaaaattttcaattttatgccccctcccccccccccccccatcccccccccccctcccccccccccagagatcgaagatcggggggcatattgtttttgtcctgtctctcatcctgtctgaaactaaccttgctaataacttttgaacagtaagtgctagagctttgatatttcacatgagtattacttgtgacaagacctttccgtgggtaccaacgtttttgaccttggagcttgacctactttttgaaaactttaatcttgctaataacgttcgaacagtaagtgctagagctttgatatttcacatgagtattacttgtgacaagacctttccgtgggtaccaacgtttttgaccttggagcttgacctactttttgaaaactttaatcttgctaataactttcgaacagtaagtgctagaactttgatgtttcacatgagtattccttgtgataagacctttccgtgggtaccaacatttatgacccagtgaccttggagtttgacctcctttttgaaaactttaaccttgcaaataacttttgaacagtaaatgctagagctttgatatttcacatgagtattccttgtgacaagacctttccatgggtactaaaccttttgaccttgacatttgacctacttttgaaatatttgacattggtcataacttctaaatggtaaatattaaagctttcatattgcacatgagcatttcttgtgacaagatctttctactggtaccaaaatatttgtccttgtgaccttggccatctttggaattgaccattatcgtcggcatttgtgtttcacaaacacatcttgttaatgtttagaatgctttactaaggtatttctaatggtcagcaaaaatttgattGGCAGTTGtggaggtacatgggagatatagagctcacaattctttgttatgtaaacaaggatcgtgccatgtttttgtttacatacgttaaatataatagtaaaggtttcgtttaaagcagattttttcaatttacaagttcacttgaactcaacaactgattttcaaatttttgctgaccattagaaaaaCCTTcattaagcattctaaacatcaaaaaatggaaaaattaaatttgaaaatcttcagctcaaatcgtgtccatgtccctttaattaACCCTGGCTGtgacttttgaatggatggttatagggctttcatatttctcatgtatatttcaagaGGTTTTTTTAGGTAACAAAATATTTGACATTGGAATTTggcctacttttgaaaaactttaaccttggccttaactttgaatggttagtgctatggctttcatattttacatgtgacaagaccttgtctttattccttgtgacatgacCTTTTTTTGGGTACCGTAATTATTTTGCTGCCATATGGGGACATCATTGTTTCTTAAACTGGgtcaaagaagtttacattaaCTGAAATTTACTGCAGTGTCAtgacaaaatatgaatttcAGGTTAATTCACATATAAGCTGTCgacaggggaagcttactcctcctaggcacctgatcccacatctggtgtgtctgggggtccgtgtttaccagctatctattttgtattgcttttaggagttgtgagattgatcactgttcattatctttgcCTTTTATAAGAAGAAATCTGGTGTTTTCATTTTATGTCAGCTAGAAccatttaaatctttttttttttagatgtcaACAAAGGGGAGGGTAATTTACACAGATTCTGCAGCTTTATTTGGCTACCTGCAAATAGTGTGCATCACATTCATATCACTGGCCATTATGCTACTCTTCTCCATGTTGTTTGTGGGATCATGGGAGTTTATCCCCTCCACTTACGGATTCATGTAAGTACTTCGTACTCGGGGATCATGAATAACTTTTTGAGATCAATTTCCGTATCTCTGAAGTAAATTCTTGTACCTACATCATCTGTGtcttt encodes the following:
- the LOC125655668 gene encoding phosphatidylinositol glycan anchor biosynthesis class U protein-like, giving the protein MVLPTVISFVAGVVLRLALFRSSLPEWLSTKREVVTPITSWGRAMEGLALHKEGISPYSGDIFHESPLMLKILGFITRFSPNTINLIFVALDIIQGMILLRIANQFGRHELLRQASRVKNFHPDAKKFLLRKEDLFDLQFYITVAFSFNPYSVATCLAKSTAVFNNIVILLALYYMLKGNPILSSVFVALAAYISMYPIILCVPVAVYSILMSTKGRVIYTDSAALFGYLQIVCITFISLAIMLLFSMLFVGSWEFIPSTYGFILGVPDLTPNLGLFWYFFTEMFEHFRTFFICVFQINAVIYTIPLAIRLREHPSFLFYMLLYTVGIFKSYPGYGDVGLVITLLPLWKHIKSYMRNTFVTVCMFLVTTVFAPIQYYLWIYAGSANANFYFAISLAFSTAQILMATDLLFAFLKREFFLHNGDKHKLPDGTDAQIILDS